The Verrucomicrobiia bacterium genome window below encodes:
- the gmd gene encoding GDP-mannose 4,6-dehydratase — protein sequence MSKKALITGITGQDGSYLAELLLSKGYEVHGIIRRASTFNTGRLEHIYSDPHAPKHKLFLHYGDLADASALSRLIGKIQPDEVYNLAAQSHVRVSFDAPEYTTDITGTGVIRLLEAIREVGIKPRFYQASSSEMYGMVQEVPQKETTPFYPRSPYGCAKVYAYWITVNYRESYGMHASNGILFNHESPRRGETFVTRKITRAVAHIRAGLQQKLYLGNLEAKRDWGYAKEYVEAMWLMLQQPEPDDYVIATNETHSVQEFLEVAFGCVGLDWRKYVEIDPRYYRPAEVDLLIGDASKAKKKLGWAPKTTFAELARLMTESDVKLLEDQLAGRVRKNEE from the coding sequence ATGTCGAAAAAGGCTTTGATCACGGGCATCACCGGCCAAGACGGTTCCTATCTCGCCGAGTTGTTGCTGTCCAAGGGCTACGAGGTTCACGGCATCATCCGCCGCGCCAGCACCTTCAACACCGGCCGCCTGGAACACATCTACTCCGATCCCCACGCGCCCAAGCATAAGCTCTTCCTCCATTACGGCGATCTGGCGGATGCCAGCGCGCTTTCCCGTCTCATCGGCAAGATTCAGCCGGACGAAGTCTATAATCTCGCCGCGCAAAGCCACGTCCGCGTGAGTTTCGATGCGCCGGAATACACCACGGACATCACTGGCACCGGCGTCATCCGCCTTTTGGAAGCCATTCGCGAAGTCGGCATCAAGCCGCGCTTTTACCAGGCCTCTTCTTCTGAGATGTATGGCATGGTGCAGGAAGTGCCGCAGAAGGAGACCACGCCTTTCTACCCACGCAGCCCCTATGGTTGTGCCAAGGTCTATGCCTACTGGATCACGGTGAACTACCGCGAATCCTACGGCATGCACGCCAGCAACGGCATCCTCTTCAACCACGAATCTCCTCGCCGCGGCGAAACGTTCGTGACTCGCAAGATCACCCGCGCCGTCGCCCATATCCGTGCCGGTCTGCAGCAGAAACTTTATCTCGGCAACCTGGAAGCCAAGCGCGACTGGGGTTACGCCAAGGAATACGTGGAAGCCATGTGGCTTATGCTCCAGCAGCCGGAGCCGGATGATTACGTCATCGCCACGAACGAGACGCATTCCGTTCAGGAATTTCTGGAAGTCGCCTTTGGCTGTGTCGGCCTCGATTGGCGCAAGTACGTGGAGATTGATCCGCGCTATTACCGCCCGGCAGAAGTGGACCTCCTCATCGGCGATGCCAGCAAGGCGAAGAAGAAACTCGGCTGGGCTCCGAAAACCACTTTCGCAGAATTGGCCCGATTGATGACGGAATCCGACGTCAAATTGCTGGAAGACCAGCTCGCCGGTCGTGTCCGCAAGAACGAGGAATAA
- a CDS encoding GDP-mannose 4,6-dehydratase, whose amino-acid sequence MPKALITGITGQDGSYLTELLLAKGYEVHGVVRRTSSLDRSRLKHLYGDAGVYNQRLFLHYADLDDPTTLRRVLVKVAPDEIYHLAGQSHVGLSFEIPESTCDSTAMGTLRLLEMVRDLPKLPRLFHASTSEIFGRPQYAPQDENTPRNPVNPYGCAKAFATQMVGIYRQTYGLFACNGIMYNHESPRRGENFVTRKICRAAAAIKLGLQKELVLGDTSAQRDWGYAPDYVNAMWLSLQHKEAGDYIFATGILHSVSDVVTLAFEAAGLSHADHVKQDARLLRKAESVNLQGNPSKAESVLGWKRTMTFEELIRKMTLSEIEELKSEQR is encoded by the coding sequence ATGCCCAAGGCGCTCATCACTGGTATCACCGGCCAGGACGGTTCCTATCTCACGGAACTGCTCCTCGCCAAGGGCTACGAGGTGCATGGCGTCGTGCGGCGCACGAGCAGCTTGGATCGTTCCCGCCTGAAACATCTCTACGGCGATGCAGGCGTCTACAACCAGCGCCTCTTCCTCCACTACGCCGATCTCGACGATCCCACGACCCTGCGCCGCGTTCTGGTAAAAGTCGCCCCGGATGAGATTTATCATCTCGCTGGTCAAAGCCATGTGGGTCTGAGCTTCGAGATCCCCGAATCCACCTGTGACTCCACCGCCATGGGCACTTTGCGCCTGCTCGAGATGGTGCGCGATCTGCCGAAGCTGCCGCGCTTGTTCCATGCGTCTACCAGCGAGATATTCGGTCGTCCGCAATACGCTCCACAGGATGAGAACACGCCGCGCAATCCGGTGAACCCTTACGGTTGCGCGAAAGCGTTCGCCACGCAGATGGTCGGCATCTACCGCCAGACCTACGGCCTCTTCGCCTGCAACGGCATCATGTACAATCACGAATCACCCCGGCGCGGTGAGAACTTCGTGACGCGCAAGATTTGCCGCGCGGCTGCCGCAATCAAACTGGGTTTGCAGAAGGAACTCGTGCTCGGAGACACCTCGGCACAACGCGACTGGGGCTATGCTCCCGATTACGTGAACGCCATGTGGCTCTCGCTTCAGCACAAGGAAGCGGGTGATTACATCTTCGCCACCGGCATCCTCCACAGCGTGAGCGATGTCGTGACGCTCGCCTTCGAAGCCGCCGGTCTTTCCCACGCAGACCACGTCAAACAAGACGCGCGCCTCCTGCGCAAAGCCGAGTCGGTGAATCTTCAGGGCAATCCATCGAAAGCCGAAAGCGTGCTCGGCTGGAAACGTACCATGACCTTCGAAGAACTTATCCGCAAGATGACCCTGTCCGAGATCGAAGAACTGAAATCCGAACAGCGTTGA
- a CDS encoding fused MFS/spermidine synthase — protein sequence MLLPALSLTLLLSALLLFAVQPLVAKLLLPLLGGAPMVWNTCMVFFQALLLGGYGYAHWLSGRGTVRRQSLVHLGFLGAGLFCLPMSLAADANPAGKEPLLWLLGTLFGLVGIPFLVLSASAPLLQNWFSRSGHPAAKDPYFLYAASNFGSFLALLGYPLLAEPMLRLSQQTWSWSVGYGLLLLAFIGVTVLMWKRDAGATTQTVGEKTESKKATWKQRGIWILLSLLPSSLMLGLTTYLTTDIASVPLLWTLPLALYLLTFIIVFAKVGERITPMAARVLPVAAVIVLFLLLGEIKHPAGILVPLHLAVFFLITLALHGKLASLRPEPSQLTEYYLCMSIGGVLGGLLNALVAPLVFKSVVEYPLAIALACLVAPPADGKLPEKKLPKQYVWPVAIGLLTAIVAKFLPGLSRQSHQLAMFLIFGVPLVVAFFLSRRPVVFGLTLGAIIWGASFYTAIHGQTLHAERNFFGALRVTMDPDGHIRRFYHGTTVHGIQFVDPKRQDIPLSYYHPNGPAGAIMDFYQKRKTVGRVAAIGLGAGALAAYAKENEEWTFYEIDPAVLRIASDTNWFTYLNRCGAKKLTHKIGDGRLLLRDEPDHHFDLIVCDAFSSDVPPLHLITKEALQEVRQKLAPGGIILFNISSRLLNFRPVLGNIAKELNMDGYSLNEGVTAEETMRFGRYSSHWAVMAADAQTLQPLSGNQYWKKLEPEPTQPVWSDDYYNILGIFDWK from the coding sequence ATGCTGTTGCCTGCACTTTCTCTAACGTTGCTATTGAGCGCTCTGCTGCTCTTTGCGGTGCAACCGCTGGTGGCCAAGCTGCTCCTGCCTCTCCTCGGTGGCGCGCCGATGGTGTGGAACACGTGCATGGTTTTCTTCCAAGCACTGTTGCTCGGCGGCTATGGCTATGCGCACTGGCTGAGCGGCAGAGGAACAGTGCGGCGTCAGTCATTGGTGCATCTGGGATTCCTCGGCGCGGGATTGTTCTGCCTGCCGATGTCGCTCGCGGCGGATGCGAATCCCGCAGGTAAGGAGCCGTTGCTCTGGTTGCTCGGAACATTGTTTGGCTTGGTGGGTATTCCGTTCTTAGTGCTCTCGGCTTCCGCACCTCTGTTGCAGAACTGGTTCAGTCGTTCAGGACATCCGGCGGCGAAGGATCCTTACTTTCTTTATGCGGCGAGCAACTTCGGCAGCTTCCTCGCTCTGCTAGGTTATCCATTGCTGGCGGAACCGATGCTCAGGCTCTCGCAGCAAACATGGTCATGGAGCGTGGGTTATGGGTTGCTGTTGCTGGCGTTCATCGGTGTCACAGTTTTGATGTGGAAACGTGATGCGGGGGCTACTACGCAAACGGTGGGCGAGAAGACTGAAAGCAAGAAAGCTACGTGGAAACAACGGGGTATCTGGATTCTGCTCTCGCTGTTGCCTTCGAGCCTGATGCTGGGACTTACGACCTATCTGACCACGGATATCGCCAGTGTGCCGTTGCTCTGGACGCTGCCGCTCGCGCTGTATTTGCTCACGTTCATAATCGTGTTCGCGAAAGTCGGCGAACGCATCACGCCGATGGCCGCGCGCGTTTTGCCGGTCGCAGCGGTCATTGTACTATTTCTGTTGCTGGGTGAGATCAAACATCCGGCAGGCATCCTGGTGCCCTTGCATCTGGCAGTGTTCTTCCTCATCACGCTGGCGCTGCATGGCAAGCTGGCGTCGTTGCGGCCTGAGCCATCGCAACTTACCGAATATTATCTCTGCATGTCCATCGGTGGTGTATTGGGCGGTTTGCTGAATGCGCTGGTGGCACCACTCGTTTTCAAATCTGTGGTGGAGTATCCGCTGGCGATCGCACTCGCGTGTCTGGTGGCTCCTCCAGCGGATGGTAAATTGCCTGAGAAGAAATTGCCGAAGCAATATGTATGGCCGGTGGCCATCGGTCTGCTCACAGCTATCGTGGCGAAGTTTCTGCCGGGCCTGTCCAGGCAATCGCATCAACTCGCGATGTTCCTGATCTTTGGCGTACCGTTGGTGGTGGCGTTCTTTCTTTCGCGCAGACCCGTGGTGTTTGGATTGACGCTGGGCGCGATTATTTGGGGCGCATCTTTCTACACGGCAATACATGGGCAGACGCTGCATGCAGAACGGAATTTCTTCGGCGCGCTACGTGTGACGATGGACCCGGACGGACACATCCGCCGTTTCTATCACGGCACCACGGTGCATGGCATCCAGTTCGTGGACCCGAAGCGGCAAGACATCCCGCTCTCCTATTACCATCCGAATGGTCCGGCGGGAGCGATCATGGATTTTTACCAGAAGCGCAAGACGGTGGGCCGCGTGGCGGCGATCGGGTTAGGTGCGGGTGCATTGGCGGCTTACGCGAAGGAGAATGAAGAATGGACGTTCTATGAGATTGATCCCGCGGTGTTACGCATCGCGTCGGATACGAATTGGTTCACTTACTTGAACCGCTGTGGGGCGAAGAAACTGACGCACAAAATCGGTGACGGACGCCTGCTCTTGCGTGATGAACCGGATCATCACTTTGATCTGATCGTGTGCGATGCGTTCAGCTCCGATGTGCCGCCGCTCCATCTCATCACGAAAGAGGCGCTGCAAGAAGTACGGCAGAAGCTCGCGCCAGGTGGCATCATCCTCTTCAACATTTCCAGCCGGTTGCTGAATTTCCGTCCGGTGCTGGGAAATATCGCCAAAGAATTGAACATGGATGGTTACAGCCTGAACGAAGGGGTGACGGCAGAGGAGACAATGCGGTTTGGGCGTTACTCCTCGCATTGGGCGGTGATGGCGGCGGATGCGCAAACGCTGCAACCGTTATCCGGGAATCAGTATTGGAAGAAGCTGGAGCCAGAGCCGACGCAGCCGGTGTGGTCGGATGATTACTATAATATTTTGGGGATATTTGATTGGAAGTGA
- a CDS encoding universal stress protein, with translation MKTKRANIPALDLSSILVPVDFSDDSVKAVRYAVAMAEKTSAKITLLHVIYLHYIAGELGPVDIPVLETQMKETTLKKMTTFAQEHVPARLLQGTAVVNGPVVPEITAFAQTQKTGLIVVSTHGNTGLKRFVLGSVAENVVRHAPCPVLVVREQEQEFIHEQRA, from the coding sequence ATGAAAACCAAACGCGCAAATATACCGGCCCTCGACCTGAGCAGTATCTTGGTTCCGGTCGATTTTTCGGACGATTCGGTCAAGGCGGTGCGCTATGCCGTCGCCATGGCTGAAAAGACCTCCGCCAAGATCACGCTGCTGCATGTGATTTATCTGCACTATATCGCAGGTGAACTCGGTCCGGTGGACATACCGGTGCTGGAGACACAGATGAAAGAGACGACGTTAAAGAAAATGACCACATTTGCCCAAGAGCACGTTCCTGCCCGGCTCCTGCAAGGCACTGCGGTGGTCAATGGCCCGGTGGTTCCTGAGATCACCGCGTTCGCTCAAACACAAAAGACAGGTCTCATCGTCGTATCCACCCACGGCAACACCGGCTTGAAGCGGTTCGTATTGGGCAGTGTCGCCGAAAATGTCGTGCGCCATGCTCCGTGTCCGGTGCTCGTGGTTCGCGAGCAGGAACAGGAATTCATCCATGAACAGCGTGCTTGA
- a CDS encoding radical SAM protein: MNSVLEAPNDVSTNPATKHHAAFGYPRDFLNNRFVYLVVSPRARGLSIGINLNPDKRCDFDCIYCEVDRRTVEPGLHLDVSQLAEEFRSTLAFVMAGKVAERPYFQRMPRELLTLRHVTLSGDGEPTLCPQFCEVVETAIHFRAMDRRSAFKLVLLTNGSGLDRDPVTAGLRYFTMHDEIWCKLDGGSTAYLTKVNQPLIPLQQSFENILNVAKRRPVTIQSLFPSIDGAGPGQEEIEAYVQRLVELQAGGAKISSVQIYSATRPMHNEDCGHLPLRTLSKIAQLVRQRTGMPCEVF; encoded by the coding sequence ATGAACAGCGTGCTTGAAGCACCCAATGATGTGTCAACTAATCCCGCAACCAAACACCACGCAGCCTTCGGTTATCCCCGGGATTTTTTGAACAACCGTTTTGTTTATCTCGTGGTCTCTCCACGGGCCAGGGGGCTATCTATCGGCATCAATCTGAACCCTGACAAACGGTGTGATTTCGATTGCATCTATTGCGAGGTGGATCGCCGGACCGTCGAACCGGGTTTGCATCTTGATGTCAGCCAGTTGGCGGAAGAGTTCCGTTCGACGCTTGCCTTCGTGATGGCAGGCAAGGTCGCAGAACGTCCTTATTTCCAAAGAATGCCCCGCGAGCTTCTCACGCTAAGACATGTCACTCTCAGTGGGGATGGCGAGCCGACATTGTGCCCGCAGTTCTGCGAAGTCGTCGAGACAGCGATACACTTCCGGGCGATGGATCGCAGGTCCGCTTTCAAGTTGGTGCTGTTGACCAATGGGTCGGGACTGGACCGTGATCCAGTCACAGCCGGTCTTAGATACTTCACCATGCATGATGAGATCTGGTGCAAGCTCGATGGCGGATCTACTGCTTATCTTACAAAAGTAAACCAGCCTTTGATTCCCTTGCAGCAATCATTTGAGAATATCCTCAACGTGGCTAAACGGCGTCCCGTGACCATTCAAAGTCTGTTTCCTTCCATCGATGGTGCCGGACCTGGCCAAGAAGAGATTGAAGCCTACGTTCAACGCCTGGTAGAGCTTCAGGCCGGGGGGGCGAAGATATCTTCCGTACAGATCTATTCTGCCACCCGGCCGATGCACAACGAAGATTGCGGACATCTGCCGTTGCGCACACTCTCCAAGATCGCCCAGCTTGTAAGGCAGCGGACCGGCATGCCTTGCGAAGTCTTCTAG
- a CDS encoding AarF/UbiB family protein: MLFRRLESIGRTFHHLQRAREIAGVFLKYGYEDLLRRLHLPALLDIPLKHLHRHDPAVAQLSQPQRLRRALEELGPTFIKLGQVLASRSDVLPDEFVKELTKLQDQVPAIPFLEIRRIMQAELREPLEKWYSSIDEVPLGSASIAQVHKAVFHDGSAVVIKVQRPEVRETVKVDLEILEQLAGLAEKHLDGWRVHRPVLLVQEMAKTLQRETDFNCEAAHVERFARQFDKDPTIHVPKVYHEATTQRVLTMEYIDGAKAASLVPEAIAPSERKIIAERIGDLLLKQIFVHGFFHADPHPANVHVLKGNVICFLDYGMMGFMDVRTRENLADLVWGISRQDEASVANALVRLSSADADPSRPELETDVAEFMHRHFYRPVKELEFGRLIMQLFQLTGRHGLNIPADVFVMLKALGLMETMVRRLNPEHDIIAQATPYLRKARLSRLQPNRLVGAITNFGLDMADMVRELPAEVRRIVAQVKRGEARMVFRHEGLDPVMESAERISNRLSFSVVLAAMLISSSLIIHADIPPKWHDVPIIGLIGYLIAALMGFGLLISIIRHGKM, translated from the coding sequence ATGCTGTTTCGGAGATTGGAAAGCATAGGGCGTACATTTCACCACTTGCAACGGGCGCGAGAGATCGCCGGGGTGTTCCTCAAGTATGGTTACGAGGATCTTCTCCGCCGGCTCCACCTCCCCGCTCTGCTCGACATCCCGCTCAAACACCTCCACCGGCACGATCCGGCGGTCGCCCAGCTCTCCCAACCGCAGCGGCTGCGCCGTGCGCTTGAGGAACTCGGTCCTACCTTTATCAAGCTGGGCCAAGTACTCGCCTCACGTTCAGACGTATTGCCTGACGAATTCGTGAAGGAATTGACCAAGCTGCAGGATCAGGTGCCCGCCATTCCTTTTCTGGAGATCCGCCGCATCATGCAGGCAGAGCTGCGCGAACCGTTGGAGAAATGGTATAGCAGTATCGATGAGGTTCCGTTGGGCTCTGCCTCCATCGCCCAAGTTCACAAAGCTGTTTTCCATGACGGTTCTGCCGTCGTCATAAAAGTTCAGCGCCCGGAAGTGCGGGAGACGGTAAAAGTTGATTTGGAGATCCTCGAACAGCTCGCCGGACTCGCGGAGAAGCATCTGGATGGCTGGCGTGTGCACCGCCCCGTTTTGCTCGTGCAGGAGATGGCCAAGACTTTGCAACGCGAGACGGATTTCAATTGCGAAGCCGCCCACGTGGAGCGCTTCGCGCGTCAGTTCGACAAAGACCCGACGATTCATGTCCCCAAGGTCTACCACGAGGCGACCACGCAGCGCGTCCTCACCATGGAATACATCGATGGTGCCAAGGCGGCCTCGCTGGTTCCCGAGGCGATCGCCCCCTCCGAACGCAAAATCATCGCGGAACGCATCGGCGATCTGCTCCTGAAGCAGATCTTCGTGCACGGCTTCTTCCATGCCGACCCACATCCGGCGAATGTCCACGTGCTCAAAGGCAACGTCATCTGCTTTTTGGACTATGGCATGATGGGATTCATGGATGTGCGCACGCGAGAGAACCTCGCGGACCTGGTGTGGGGCATCTCCCGGCAGGATGAAGCCAGCGTGGCGAACGCTCTGGTTCGTCTCTCCTCCGCCGATGCCGATCCTTCGCGGCCTGAATTGGAAACGGACGTCGCCGAGTTCATGCACCGGCATTTCTATCGTCCCGTGAAAGAGCTGGAGTTTGGTCGTCTCATCATGCAGTTGTTCCAGCTCACGGGCCGTCATGGGCTCAACATCCCTGCGGATGTGTTCGTGATGCTGAAAGCGCTGGGACTGATGGAAACGATGGTGCGTCGCTTGAATCCCGAGCACGACATAATCGCCCAAGCGACACCTTATCTGCGCAAAGCTCGCTTGAGCCGTTTGCAACCGAATCGCCTCGTGGGTGCGATCACGAACTTCGGCCTCGATATGGCGGACATGGTGCGCGAACTGCCCGCGGAAGTCCGTCGTATTGTGGCTCAAGTGAAGAGAGGGGAGGCACGAATGGTCTTCCGTCATGAAGGACTCGATCCCGTGATGGAATCAGCCGAGCGCATCAGCAACCGCCTTTCTTTTTCCGTGGTGTTGGCTGCCATGCTTATCAGCTCATCACTCATCATTCATGCGGATATTCCCCCAAAATGGCATGATGTCCCCATCATCGGTCTGATCGGTTATCTGATTGCCGCGCTTATGGGTTTCGGGCTGCTCATCTCCATTATCAGGCACGGTAAGATGTGA
- a CDS encoding DUF6498-containing protein, whose amino-acid sequence MEKRHIVETGTEPRWAEPGLWIIIAGNLVPLVGVMFFGWEAFTLMLLFWCENVIVGVFTALRMLLARPRETKAWAAKAFLLPFFCVHYGIFTFVHGMFVISFFGRSDGFMPMHSGPGDLIPAVQEAKLGWAIAGIVASYAVYFFWDYLRTGDYRKATLPQIAMEPYGRVIVLHVAILLGGILLAIFNAPSIVLLLLVALKTALDVRRYRKDQRAKDNSRK is encoded by the coding sequence ATGGAAAAGCGGCATATCGTTGAGACAGGAACGGAGCCGCGTTGGGCGGAACCGGGTTTATGGATCATCATCGCTGGCAATCTGGTTCCATTGGTGGGTGTGATGTTCTTTGGCTGGGAGGCGTTCACCCTCATGCTGCTCTTTTGGTGTGAGAACGTGATCGTGGGTGTATTCACCGCGTTACGGATGCTGCTGGCGCGTCCGCGGGAGACGAAGGCATGGGCGGCGAAAGCGTTTCTCCTCCCTTTCTTCTGTGTCCACTACGGTATCTTTACCTTCGTGCATGGAATGTTCGTGATCAGTTTCTTTGGCCGGAGCGACGGATTTATGCCGATGCACTCCGGGCCGGGAGATTTGATTCCTGCTGTTCAAGAAGCCAAGCTAGGTTGGGCCATAGCGGGCATAGTGGCGAGCTATGCCGTCTATTTCTTTTGGGATTATCTACGCACCGGGGATTACAGGAAAGCCACACTGCCTCAGATCGCGATGGAGCCTTATGGGCGCGTCATCGTATTGCATGTAGCCATCTTGCTGGGCGGCATTTTGCTGGCGATATTCAACGCGCCATCCATCGTGCTGCTCCTGTTGGTTGCTTTAAAAACGGCATTGGACGTGCGGCGCTATCGGAAAGACCAGCGAGCAAAGGACAACAGCCGAAAATAA
- a CDS encoding class I SAM-dependent methyltransferase: MNWETIDWHALDRLRKGYLAGSAGNADYWQSFSDLDSYNQTFAQRIGWKWDYVLDDLKALGWTPPNSEVLDWGCGSGVAGRAFLHHFGAEAVTGLRVWDRSPLAMDFAVKTARKKFSKLNVQSGLPETPGILLLSHVLTELTPEQIDELANYVAKAEVVIWVEPGMYEASLTLIAVRERLRSQFSIVAPCPHTEQCGILAPGNERDWCHHFAEPPSDIFTDPEWGKFAHLMGVDLRSLPVSYLVLDKRPQTAFPADTYRVIGRPRIYKPYASVQGCNACGVKNYELHKRDFPTAFKQWKKGNCPALQQWETQDDRIVGIAAETEEEGDTNGEGTDPS; this comes from the coding sequence ATGAATTGGGAAACGATAGACTGGCACGCACTGGACCGGCTCCGAAAAGGTTACCTCGCCGGATCGGCTGGCAATGCTGATTACTGGCAGAGTTTCAGTGATCTGGATTCCTACAACCAGACGTTCGCGCAACGCATCGGCTGGAAATGGGATTATGTGCTGGATGATCTGAAGGCGCTCGGCTGGACACCACCAAACAGCGAAGTGCTGGACTGGGGTTGTGGCAGCGGCGTGGCAGGACGTGCTTTCCTTCATCATTTCGGCGCGGAAGCGGTAACGGGTTTGCGTGTATGGGATCGATCGCCTCTGGCAATGGACTTTGCAGTAAAGACAGCGCGCAAAAAGTTCTCAAAACTGAATGTGCAATCTGGCCTGCCGGAGACACCGGGCATTCTACTGCTCAGCCATGTGCTTACGGAACTGACACCGGAGCAGATCGATGAACTGGCAAACTACGTCGCCAAGGCAGAAGTCGTGATCTGGGTGGAGCCGGGCATGTATGAGGCCAGTCTCACATTGATCGCCGTGCGTGAACGCTTGCGTTCCCAATTCAGTATCGTGGCCCCCTGCCCTCACACTGAGCAATGCGGCATCTTGGCGCCGGGGAATGAGCGCGATTGGTGCCATCATTTCGCGGAGCCGCCATCAGATATCTTCACGGATCCGGAGTGGGGCAAGTTCGCGCATCTCATGGGGGTTGACCTGCGTTCGCTGCCGGTGAGCTATTTGGTTTTAGATAAGCGGCCGCAGACTGCTTTTCCCGCAGATACCTATCGAGTCATCGGTCGGCCACGCATATACAAGCCTTACGCTTCTGTCCAAGGGTGCAATGCCTGCGGAGTGAAGAATTACGAGCTGCATAAACGCGATTTTCCAACGGCTTTCAAACAGTGGAAAAAAGGGAACTGCCCGGCGCTGCAGCAATGGGAGACGCAGGATGATCGCATCGTGGGTATCGCTGCGGAAACGGAAGAAGAGGGAGATACTAACGGCGAGGGAACTGACCCGTCGTGA